TGGAGTTGATAACCGTGTTCGTCAAATTAAAGCCCAAATAGAAGATACAACTTCTGATTATGACCGCGAAAAGCTTCAAGAGCGTTTAGCTAAATTATCTGGTGGTGTTGCAGTTATTCAGGTAGGTGCCGCTACTGAGGTAGAGTTAAAAGAGCGTAAGCTACGTATAGAAGATGCTTTATCTGCTACACGTGCAGCTGTAGAAGAAGGAATTATTTCTGGCGGTGGCACAGCTTTACTTGAGATTCAAGCTAAAGTTAAAGAGGTAGTAGAGAGACTAGAAGGCGATGCTAAAACAGGTGCTAAAATTGTTGAGCGTGCTTTAGAAGAGCCAGTTCGTCAAATCGCCTTTAATGCTGGTTTAGAGGGCAGTGTTATTGTATCAGAAGTAGTTAAATCTGATTCAGGCGTTGGTTTTGATGCCTTAAATGAGCGTTATGTGAACATGATAGAAGCTGGTATTGTTGACCCAGCTAAGGTTACTCGCTCAGCTTTACAAAACGCTGCAAGTATTGCTGCTATGATTTTAACAACAGAAACATTGGTTGCTGATATTCCAGAAGAAGAGCCAGCAATGCCAGCAGGTCCAGGCATGGGTGGCGGAATGCCAATGATGTAGTAAAATACGAAATGCTCACAAATTGTGAGCATTTCTTTTTTTATAATTAAAAAATATTGTACCATTTTGCTTCTTACAAATCTTTTTGGTAGTCAGTAATATATAGTATCTACACAAATTATTAAATAACCTCTCTAAACTTTTGTTTTATACTACAATCCATAGCCTCTCCAATTATATTAAGTGAACTCAATATGCAATTAAACATTATTTTAAAATAATTTAAAAGATGTTAATTAATAATTTTATGTGGAAATATGTAAAATATATTTGACATATAGCTATTTAGATAATACAATGAATATACGAGATAACATAATTATACATCCATAGGTTTAGGGTTTAAAGACAACATGAAAGGAGCTGTAAAGTGAAAAATATTAAAAAACTTAATGCAAAGAAAATCATTATAGTTGTTGTATCTTTATGTTTAGTAGTAGCTTTAGTATATTTTGGCATAGTTAGAGACTATTTATTTAGGTTGTATTCAGTGGATCAAAAGCTGGAAGACTTTAATTACTTATGTGAAACAATTGAAGCTGATTATTGTTTTTTTGAAGATTGGGAAGAGAGTTATCCTTTAAGTTTTGAAAAACTAAGAGAACAATTTAAAACTAAAATATTAAAAACAGATACTGATAAACAATTTTTAAACTTATTAAACGAGTTTATGATAGAAATAAGAGATCCCCATTCTTATCTTGTTAATCCAAAAGAGTTTTGGATAATAGCTTCTAATATAGAGTTAAAAAGAGAGTACATAGGTGAAGAAGCATACAATACATACAAAGAATTAAATGATTTAAGTAGTGAGAATTATAAGTATTGGAGTAGAGTGATATCTCATAACTATAAAAAGAATAAGGCTTATTCATATTCAAGTAGCGGATATTCAGTAAAAGAATATCCAGAATTAAATACAATATATGTAAAGATTCCAATGTTTACGTTAACTACAGATGAGCGAGAAGAAATTAAACAGTATTTATTAAATAAAGCAACATCAAATATTATTCTTGATATCAGAGACAATGCTGGTGGTTATATTGATGATTGGTCTGAATATATCTTACCTGCAATTATAAAGAACGAAACTAGCGTATCAAAATATGGGCTATTAAAGAGAAGCCAAGTTACCAATGAACTTAAGGAACAGAACATTCTTGAGCTTAGTAACCTACCAGTGGCAACTCTTGATCCATTTATCACAGCTAATTATTCACATTTTTTTGAAGTTGAAACTAAAGTAAAACCTGTTAACAGTAAAAAAGGATATGATAAATTATTTTTACTGGTTAATCAACATTGTTTATCTGCATCAGAGCAATTAATTAGCTGGGTTAAATACTCCAATACAGGTACAATTGTTGGCTCAAAATCAGGTGGAATAGATTCAGGCTATAGTAAAATGTATACCCTACCAAATACAAAATTACAAGTAAGAATATCTAATACCCGAATACTGTTTCCAGATGGCACTATACGAACTGTTCTTGAGGGAACCCCACCCGATATTGAGTGCAATCCTCAAAAGGCATTAGAAGTGGTATTGGATATTATTAAAAACTAATTAGATTTAACAAGTTTAATACCAACAACTTAAATAAAATTATGCATTGAACGGGCTGAAATCCATTTTCACCCGTTTTTTTAAAGCAATTACTATGAAATACTAAGTGAAAATGTTAAAGTAAATTGTTGAAATAGCAATATAATAAATATAATCAATCAAACATAGCTGCACCCTCTTGCTAACACAGACTTGTTAGTATAAAATTTTAATAAAATAATCTTTATTTACACCTAAAATGATTCCCTTCCTGAAAGGCATAAACTATGAAAATGTTAAAAAAATACTCACTTTTTATCACTATTTCATTAATAATATTAGTTGTGAGTGTTGTTTTTGATATAACAAAAATATCAAATACAAATACATTGCAAGTGGTTAAT
This Clostridium sp. 'deep sea' DNA region includes the following protein-coding sequences:
- a CDS encoding S41 family peptidase, with the translated sequence MKNIKKLNAKKIIIVVVSLCLVVALVYFGIVRDYLFRLYSVDQKLEDFNYLCETIEADYCFFEDWEESYPLSFEKLREQFKTKILKTDTDKQFLNLLNEFMIEIRDPHSYLVNPKEFWIIASNIELKREYIGEEAYNTYKELNDLSSENYKYWSRVISHNYKKNKAYSYSSSGYSVKEYPELNTIYVKIPMFTLTTDEREEIKQYLLNKATSNIILDIRDNAGGYIDDWSEYILPAIIKNETSVSKYGLLKRSQVTNELKEQNILELSNLPVATLDPFITANYSHFFEVETKVKPVNSKKGYDKLFLLVNQHCLSASEQLISWVKYSNTGTIVGSKSGGIDSGYSKMYTLPNTKLQVRISNTRILFPDGTIRTVLEGTPPDIECNPQKALEVVLDIIKN